agagcaGATGGCAAGCAGAAATCTTTGTGATTCTGCGCTgagctcattttcttctgcttgccAGATTGTTTGTTACTGGCTGACCACGCTGGCCAGGTGGGCTTGGGTGGGCACTGGGATACATGGTAGGTCTCTCCCCCAATGTGAATGTCTTCTTGTCTGGTATGAatgaacatttttgtttttgggtATCTCATGTTATCTCTTAATAGTGCTTATTATGATTCTCAACTAATAAACTCCTGTGTAAAGCTACTGGAAATCTAGCAGGAAGGAGCAAGGAGTAACACTGGGGCTTCCTACTGGGATTCAGCCTCTGCCTGACTGGCATAGACTGGCAGCTCCATAGCTTCAGCTTGGCACCTGAGGCAACACAAAGTCCTCTTCTTGCTGTGGGTTGCTGGAATGCATCCTGGGGCTGATTGCAAGGCTGACAAATGAACAGTGTTAGTAAAACAGAAGTAGATTAACCCAAAATGATGTTCCTGTTCCTAACCAGAAGAAAGTTTTGCAGTGAATTAGGAATTGGACAGTGTTAGGAGCACAGTCTACAGTTGGGTAGAGTTAGGAGCACACTCCACATAGCTTTCAGGGCTGTCTAGTTTAGGCCAAGGGAAGGTAAGGCATTTGATGTTGCCTGTCTTTCCATGGAAGAAATAGACTCTGAGTCCTTGAAAGGCAGCAAATGGTTTTCTTGGAAACTTCTGACTCCACTTTGCCTACACATGAGTGTTACATGTATGGCAGTATGAATGCCctaattacaaaacaaaaagcaagcaatgtttttaaaatgctgcttacTGATTGCCTGGAAtctgcctgcagctgacagcttaggatttcaaaacagaaaggaaagaaattcagcCATCACCATTTGACAAAGGCTGGAGTCTGCCTGGTAGGCAGTTTTGTGAGGAAGCAGGTAATCATGCACAATAAAATGAAGGTAGGAAATGACAGGGTAGCTTGACcaagaggagaagaaaatagGCAGTTTCTTCTGATCATGGATTATGCCTGTGCTGTATGAAACCTTTTGCTATTATCTCTACTGCATTTCATCTGTGATTTATCTTCTTGGAGCAAATTCTTCTTGTAAAACTCACTTGaaaatttgtcttctttttaaaaaggagtCCATGCAAAAGACAGCATAGTCCATTTTAAATCTTAATGATTCACAAACCCAGGAGAGGAGTCAGTTAGGGCCTAATGGAGCTACCATTATAATGGTTAGTAATACTTACTAAATTATACGTGTCTTATTCATAAATAAGATGTCAGAGAAGTGATGGTACAAAATTAACTGTGAATTCAGTGATGCCATGTGATGTAGGAGGCTGTGTAAGATACTCCTACCCACTGTTGTTTGAGCATCATAAGCCTGTAGAGCAAAATACAATTACTGGTAAAATGTAGAGGTGTAATCTCTACATCTCAGGAATATGGTAGTGTCACTTGAATATGTTCAAAAATCGTAATTATTATAGGTCAAGAAAAACAAGGTGATCCATCTGGGAGCAAAGGATGCAAATGTCCTGTGAGGCACAGGGAGCATGGAAATATGTGGTGGCCACATCTAAATCCTATTTAAAGAAGCTGCAAGGACTCttgagagaatgaaaaaaaatattcacagaatccgatcacctcccttgacttgctggccacacttcttttgatgcagtccagaaTATGATtggttttctgggctgtgagagcacattgctggctcatgtccagctcaCTGCCTACCATTACCCCCAGGTCTTTATCAGAAGGGTGGTGCccaatcctttcatcccccagcttgtattggtagtgaGGGTTGCCTTGACCCAAGAGCAAgatcttgcatttggatttgttgaacctcatgaagttcacctgGGCGCACTGCTCAAGCCTCTCTAGATCCCTCTGgaaggcatcccatccctctggtgtgttGACTGCACCCCACGGCTTGGTATCATCaccagacttgctgagggtgcactcaaccccactgtcagtgtcactgatgaagatttCCATGAGtgtcagccccagcactgaTTGCTTTCCTAAAGATTAGCTTCCTTATTTTATTCTCCTATCTCCTATCTCTCCAAAGTGTAAACAAACTCAACCTACTGGAGGAAGCCTTCTCCTCACCTGAGCCAAATGCAGAAGCCATGCTCCATGGCATTGCTTTCTTGCCCCCTTATTTTAGGAttcttttcagtaatatttCCATAGTTCCAGTAGTTCCAGTCACTGTTAGAGCATTTGACGATAATCTTCTGCCAGAGAAGCTGTATCTGTTCTGTAGCAGTACTTCCGTGGGCCCAAGGAGACAGATGTGGACATCAGGTAAAGTACCTACTCTGTAGGCAGGAACTGGTTGTGTCACAGTGGAGATGAGATGAACACTTGCTGGAGAGGTGGTGAAGCAGGAACAGTGATGCTGTTTAGCTgtcagctttcctttctttctcagcagCTATTTCTCTCCCATGGCATGCTTGGCAGAGCTGATTGGCAGTGCATTACCTGCAAGCAAACTTCATGAAAATCAGGTGTGAGCCATTCCTGGGAGCTCCTCTGTTGCTGGTGGTTCTCACTGACCTTCTTACCTCTGCCAGGTACTAATTTTAAGCCTGGCGTCAATCTGATTTCCCAAGACCTTTACTCTTGCTCAGCCAAGCTTCAACTGCCTTAAGGcatcattaaaataaagaaaaacctcAGAAAACAATACTCATACACGTTGTGAAGTGCCTCTTTTAGGTTTATTAAGATACCCCTGCTTTTTATGGTCTGGGACATGGGTCTGGCTAGTCATATTCTAAGTAGAGGAGTGTGTTTTAAATGGAAGTGCTGACgagcagttctgttttctgcataATGCCTTTCTTTCCCACAAGCTGCAACCTGCCCAATGCTTTCAATCTGAGAAGtgctttaagaagaaaacaggactTGGCTAAAACTGTGGTAAAGCTGCAAGTGTATTAATCTGACTTTGCATCCCCCCGTTATTTATCTTCTGTTATCTCTGCACTATAAACAAGATTTTTCCTGACTGGCAATTTGAAGAATTACTATTTCCCCTGGAGATGAATAGAAACATGTTTTTGAGAGATATGAAAGCAGCTGTACGCATTAAGATGTGCACTTTCTTGGACCTTTGTAGGAAAAGATTCAGCTAGTCCATTTTCTTATCTAATGGGATGTATTataagtgtatttttttaaaacaaaatctctcTTGTTATCCTTAAAGTTAAATACTGCAGCATTTCCTGGGCTGGGATTTCTATCAAGAAAAATGCAGGACAAGAACAAGATGTGTTTAGTTGGAGAACTGAAAAGTCCCGTCTGTGCTGACAGACCGTTCTTTTCACTGCGTGTTGTTAGGGAGCAGATGGCACTGCTCTCAGGGTAggcttgcttttgcttttgataAAACACAAGCACATTCTCCATGCTATAATCCCTCTATCCAAATCTTAGCTTTCTTGGGTTTGCAAGCTTACTTCTAGGTGTTGTATCCTTTCTTCCATTCCGAAGAGGGGGTAGATTGGGAAGGACAGCGCCGTTTGAACTGCTAGACTTGACTGAACCTGGATGAAGATGGAAGATTTCTGATACCTTGGATGCAAAAAGACTTCTAGATCTTCTTCCTTGgtagaaagggaagaagatttGCTAAAATAATAAGAGGAAACACTGggtgtttctttgtttcccttagttttcagcctttctgaaaTGTCTGGGGATAGTTGACTCTCACACTGCAGCTCATTATTCTGTAATTAGTTGATTGCTGGGTTTGCTTTTCTTAGAGAATCAGACTGAAGTGGACATCATCCACATGCAGAGGACTGGCTGTGTTTATTGCAGattcaaggcaaaaaaaacaatgcaaaacaacacaaaacccaagcaaacaaacaaaaacaaccaaaaatcaTACTAGTTTAAAAATGGTACACGTCAGTGGTTTTCTGCAGTATGCCTGTTGGAAAGCTTGCTGCAAGATGCCTTTTAGTTACCATGTTTTACTGTGGCGTATTTAAAATAAGGGCAAAAAGCTGATGCTTAGTGGCATATTGCATTACAGTgtgtttttctatttcagtttgttACTGTTACAAGGAAATGAGGATATGGGAGACTGCAGCATTGTACTATTTTGTAAAGGCCACTCCTGAGTTTATCTTTACTGACGTTGTGTGACACTAGAAGGACAGATGAGCTTtgctgaggtgctgctgggacCACAAGGGCACAGCAAGCCCTGCACCGGGGAGTGCAGCTGAGTgggcagctgtgggagcagcatGCTATCTTTGCTGTTAAACAAAAAGATGGTGCCGGCTTTCGTATCAAACTGATCGCACGTAAATTTGAGCTTCAGTTTGCAGCAGCAATCAGACAACACCCTAAAAGATTGCTTGTCAGAACAGATGCTGCTAGAAAATGCTATGTAGGTAggtggtgtgtttttgttttccttagagtttatttatttatcttaaaaCATGAAGCTGATATTGCTATTCTGGTCTTTCCATGCCCTGCTCAAGCCTTCCTTTCCAGCTGTGGTGGTAGCTGCCTTCATTTCTGTGCCAgtggcagggcagcagcagtgccagacTGCTTGAGAAGGGGTGGTTTTGCTCTAGGGGACAAAGTCAGGGCTTAATGGCTTCACTGAAACATGAGGTTCAAACCTGGACATGCGCAGGGATGGATCAGTCAGATCCTCACACTTCCCAGTTATTCTTGCATAGGAAGAGCTTGTTACTGGGAACTCACTTATACTATATTgcactgtgtttttttaaaatacctATTAGAACAAACAAGTAACAAGTATTTACAGTTGTAAGGGAGACTGTTAAGATCACTCATGGGCAGTTCTGTGTGTTTCAGGACATTCATCACATTTTGAATGTTGTTTCCTCCAGCATGTttctaagtgtgtgtgtgtgtgtgtgtgtgtgtgtgtgtgtgtaattgCCTCCTGTAGGTGGGGTCTGGTAGGTGTGTACAAATGTGCTCTGTTACAGGGAAAGCCTTTTGCTCAGGTGAGGTCATGAGCAAGTCACAGTGTGTGCTGTTGGCTTTTTGTCTTTCTGGGAGTGCTCCCACTTGTGTATTTAATCATGCTGTCATGTTTAGGTGTTCTGCTGTTTGTGTAGGTTTCTGACTGCCTCTGGTGCCTGAAGTTTATGATGTACAAATTTCTCAGTGTTGGATGTTCCcagtttgatttatttttatctttaaatccTGAGCACTGCTTGTTTCAGGCAGAAGCCCAGGGAGGAGTCGGTGCCTTTGAATCACACAGTACATACATACAATAGATTTATTTCTTACAGATAAATTCTGTGTTCATCTTGAGATATTCCTGTTGAAATAGTAGAGCCTGAGATTCTTTACAAACTAATAAATCCCATGAGGATGATGGGCAGGTGAGGGTGGAGGCCTCCTTCCTTTGCACCTTGCCTTCCCTGCTTTCTCACAGTGCTTTGGCTTGCAGGTTCCAAAATGCTTTGGCCTTCaggatgctgtgctgtgttacATCCAAACCTTTTCTGGAAAACAACCAGTCCTGGTCACCTCTCCCCGGTGTGCTGGCAGCTGTTGGAGAGGGGATGCTTTGTGTCTGGCAAGCTTTGCCAAGCTGCCTTgttagtgttgttttttaatgcccTGAATGCCAGTGCTTAATCTGTGGTTAGCAGCATGTGATGAAGCAAAGAGTGCCATCAGGCTGCACTGGCTCTTGTTTTATTTGGTACAACTGAGTATGTTCTGTTTGTGATTCAGCAGTGAGACTGCAGTGAAGCAATGCATGTACTTTTGGGGCTCGTTTCAAGCTGTGTGTTGCAGAGCTCCTGTGCCTTCAGGCACCACAATGTGGAGAGAGATTTGCATGAAGCACTTCAGGaactctgctttattttttcccctttctttccttcccttttttctctgaGTTATTTAAACCTGCTGTACAAAAAGTTTAATTATAGGTCCCTTATACCGTTGACAGCATTTATGCTTTCCAGAAAGATGGTTCTGCCTTTTAGATAAGAGCTGGTAAGGAAGGTGCTTTTTCAGAAGCATCTCTTGCCTGTCATATGGTACAGAAATAGATCCCCATAGCTGGTGCTGACTATGACAGTCTGTCTTGTATCCTCACCTTGCTGAAATGATCTCCCATGTCTGTGCTGCAGGTACAGCTCTGGAGGCACAATGGGACCTGGGCACGCCGGGAAGGAGCCTCCTACAGCACGCTGGTGCCCTCTGACGGTAAGGCTGCCTGCTGTTGTCTCTGTGAGCAGGAGGCATGTTGCTGTCAGCTGAGAGCAGGCTGGCCAGCACCTAACTCAGCTGAGTGATGCAGCTTCTGCTGCGAGATCAAGTTCGTTTGTGTGTCACATGCATAGAATCAAAAGCATGAAAtaccctgagttggaagagacccacagAGATTGTTGAGTCCAGTTCTGGCTCCACACCTAGCCACCCAAAAGTCAAACCCTTTGACTGggagcattgtccaaatgcttcttgaactcttgGCAGCCTGGTGCCATGACCACTGTACTAGGCAGCCCTTACCTTCCCCTGACaaagctccatgctgttccctcgggccctgtcattgtcaccagagagcagagctcagcactgcccctccaCTCCTTGTGAGGAGCTTTAGGCTGCCATTAGGCAGCGTGTCCCAGAAGATATAGCGCTGTATTCATTAAAGATATGTACCATGAGTTGATCTTTATTTATcctgtgctttaaaaaacacCTTTAATTTAAGCTGCAACTTACACTACGGCTTTTCAACTCtcaatttttttgttgttgttctttttccagaaGTAACTATTAATTACAAACATGGTCTTCCCGTAATAACTCTGACATTGCCTACAAGAAGAGAACGCTGCCAGTTTGCTGTTAAGCCAGTGGTAGCCACAGTGGGAGCGTTTCTGCAAGATGTACAGAGAGAAGATAAAGGAATTATGAGAGCAGAAGTCTTTGCAACAGGTATCTTacatttctgtctgtcttcaGAATGAATTAATTCCTGTTCAGACCGTCTGTAATTTCCCTCTGAAGCATGATTTAAAATCTGCATTagattttgctttgttcctgTTGAGATTAATGCTTCTGAGGTTTATTGGTGTTTCTCGTTCAGTATCTGTGTCCTTTTGAGCTGATGTAAAGCGCAGATTTGGACATACTGTTGTAACTTTTCCAGTAGATTCCTCTGTTATCTCTTTCAAATAGCTTCTCTTTGTAATGCTGTTTTTGAATAAATATCTCTCTTCTggttttcttcatctctttgcATCCTTGTCCTCTCTGAGCATTCTGAGAAGCAACCAGTCTGGTTCTGGAATGTGATGTCTGCCAGTTGTTCTGTGTTCTCTGAAGCTGGAAGAATGCTTGCCTTAATGCAAATATGAATTCATGTGGAAAACATATTGGGAGCTAAGCAGATAGAAAAAGCATGCAGTGATAAAGGGCAGCTTTCTGAAATTCTGGAGAGGTTTCATTAATCAgctttgggttgaaaggaaaatgtattagCACTGATGTGGTCTTTTTCCTTGTAGTGTGTTGGTTATCCCACTGTCCTGATCATTCAGGTGATTTTAAGACAGTCTGGTTTGTATTTTGTCAAAGCTTTGTAGCTTCTTAAACAGCAGTTCTGAAAAGTCTTGTGAGCCCTGCCCTGCTACAACAAGAACTTGATCACAAACATAGAATTGGGTTGTAGCACCCTTGTCTGAAATGGGCAAAATGGATACTTGAATGAGGGTTTCCGTCATTCTTGGTGAATGCAAATGGTTCTTCTGTTGTAGGTGTGCAATCCTTTAACTTAAAAGCATCTGTTTCCTCACACCCGCTCCCAACATGACActtaaacaaaaaacccaaacatagAAGATATATTCCTATAAAAAGATCTATTTTTGTTCAAGTAACGCATAGAAGAACATATGAAGTTTGGTAATGTTGGTCCAAAGGTTTATAACTAAATGCATTCATTATGTTCCCTCTCTTCATGGATGATACTAAGGGGAGCTGCAGGAACTTTTAAAGAATCTAGAAACAGATTAATGCTTCTAGAAGGCTGGGAAGCCAGAGTTCCTGGCGAAACTGCCTTGGTTGTCTATGAGAATGCATGTAGCACAACAGGGAACCATCATGTGAAGCAGTGTATTTATGTTCTCTAGAGTGATGAAGACATGATCTTTGTGGGTCACAATATGCATGAGCTTCCTGTATGCAAGAAATTGTGTGAGTTGATTTTCCTGGATGGTTGGTCTTGTGCTATTCTTTTTGAATACTGTGCCTACTGGACAGCGAAAGTAGAAGCATCTCTAGAAAAGACAATTTTGTAGGATTCTCCTATATTTTCAGATAGCACTGTGGCAAATGATCATTGCTAGTAGCTTTCCTTTAACATGGAAGTTCACAGTAAGAATGGTTCCTTCATGGGATTGATAAGGCTAATCAAGAACGTTCTCAGTATTGCCATCTCTGCAAAAGCACTCATGAATTAAGTATCTGTGAGTGACTGCTGAGCCCCATTCTTCCATGTTAGGTCTGCAAAAGCTTTAAGTACTCATTCTGCTTCAGGGCAAACTTTTGTAGACTTTTGTGAAGCACAAGATGATTACTGTGAGAAACCTAGAATCTAGCATTTTCAGTGTAGGTGAACACCAGGTTTCGAGCTGTAAAGAAATCTGGGCTCTTTTCACCTAGTGTCATCTCTTTAAAATGCCAACTTTGGAATTAAAATGTTGTCTGTTCGGATTAAAATCATCTCAGTTCTCTACTCTGCATTCTCAAGTGCCTGGCAATTGTAAGGATAGAGAACAGCTTAGATGATTAATTTATTAGGAAACTGATACTGTAAAAAGAAACTTTTGGTCATGTATTGTGAGTTGAATTTAAGCATGtattattaatgaaaaatgatgaaGGTTTCATTTAATGCGGATACTTTTCAGTGTCATTTAGCCATTAAATGAAACACAGCCTTAATTGAAAGTGTTAGTGCTCTATTTGATGACtcactttcattttcagtagatTTAGTCTGTCAAAATGCCTATAGACAAAAAGCGGTCCTTTGTTCACCTTTGAGTATCTGTGCTTAAGCATAGGAGGAAAAGTAAACCTTTTCTGAAAGCCTGCATGgaattttctaaaacaaaacaactttccAACTTTTCAGCTAATGAAAGGTTTGAACAGGTCAATAAATCTGCAGTGCATCAGATCCAGAACAAAGAACCCATCTGGCACTTCTTTTTGAAGCACTTTTTGCTTAAATGTCATTTTATGAATGTCACCTCGATTGACATGCAAATAACGCTTGATGTTCTATTACACTACTTTatacaaagagaaaagggaagaaactgGTGGATGGGCACGTTAACATTTCAAATTCTGAATTGAAATCCTTTCAGCTTTACTTGCCTACCTACGTGAGGTGAGTAGTCCGATCAGTTCTGCTCAAGAATGAAGCTTCTGTTTCCTGCTACTGCGCATCCCTTTGCAGAGGCAGGCAAAGACACCCTCTGTATGTGCAGGGAATGAAGCCCAGATCAAACAGCTATTGTGGAGTGGCTTCTTGCTGGCTCTTGGACCCTTCATGTCCCTGCAGTGTTTCCTCTTGGCACGCAGGAAGGGACCTCTGCAACAGAAAATGGTAGAGAGGGAATGAAGGGAAGAAGtataaaagcaagaagaaaactttgCAACAGCTTTCTTTATAGGAGATTTCAGTTGTTTCCTTGTCTGCAGTTTTAAGTCACTGCAAATAGGTGtgaacaatatattttttcttggcTTGTTCTCTTTGGTGCTGGTAGGGTCATGTTCCTGCTATTATGGCCTTTTTAATGCAGGACTTTTTTCTTCTACCCTCCACTTACAATTGGTCAACTCTAGTCACAGTCATAACAAGAAAATGCAAGCCTGCTTGTAGTGGAGACAATATCATTATACTTCTAACTGATTTTGTATTCACAGGCCTGATTTTATATCCACAGAAACTCTTAAAAATAAGCCCCCAAGCCTGGTTTTCTGAAGGCTTACTCAGATACACCTTCCTTTTGATTCATAGGAACATTCTCATGAGCAGGGATTTAGGAAGTCTCTTTTGAGAAATGCCTGCAATCTCTTTCTTTATGATCAACTGTATGAACTTTAATTATTGTCAGAGTGAGAGATGCTTGGGGGAATAAAATACTTCCAAATTCACGTGCACGCTCTAAGGCCGTGATTGTGTGTGTGAATTGTTAAGATTTTCAGTCATATTGTCCTTTATCCAAGTAATGCAAATGGAGATGCTGATACTGAAGAGCATGGTGAAATTAAGTTTGAGAAATGTATGCAACACAGAGGGGCAGTCTGCTAAGCTTGTATAGAGCCAGATCCTGTGCGGCTGAGCTCTTTTAATGCTATTTCTCCCTTGAAATGCAAGTCTGTCCAAAGCAGGCCAATTTCCAAGTTAAGCTAATCATTGGAGAAAAGCACTGGAGACTACATAGTGAAATAGTAGTAAAAGTAATAGTAAAGCCTAATGAAACTGAAAGGATTACCCAAATGATGCTGATAGAGAAAGCATTCAAGTGTACACTCTGCACTGATTTTAATGTTTAGCATCAGGATTTACTAAAAGTACACTTCCAAAGTTCTCTTCTAAACATTAATAAAGATCAGCTAATGTTTAAGATTCTTTATGATTAGAATGACCTGTCTAGATGTTAAATCTTGTTCTGCAGATGGTAGCAAGGTCTCTGATGCAACCTTGATGGAGATCTTACTGATGAACGACTTTAAACTTGTTATCAACGACACAACATACAGTGTGTCAACCCCTGTAAAAGGTAAGAGCCGTGCTTTAATAGCTCTGAGTGTCTGGCTTAATCTAGTGAAAGGCATGAGAAGTCTCAGGTGATTGGAacctctctgaagaaaaaaatctctcttaTTTAATTAACTATTTCTCCAATAATTTTGTACTATTGGGTGGTCTTGCTTTCTGGGGTTGTAGGTCAGGGGAGAGGAGGATGAGGGGTAGAGTCTTGAAATGCTTTATAATGATAAACACTTTATCTTCAGATAGGCTGACTAGTGAGCACGCTACTGAAATGGAAGACATCAAATCCTTGGTTCACAGACTGTTTGTGGCTCTGCATTTAGAAGATCACCAGAtcaagaaagagagagaattgCTACAGAAACTGGACCACCTGAAAGAACAGCTGATGCCTCTTGAACAGGTTGGAAGGGaggaaggtttttttgttgttgtttgtctttCAGTGCAAAAGTATTTCCTCATATCAGGATTAAGTCCTATGATAGAAAAAGATCAGCGTGGATTCATAGAGTGTCTGCTTTGTCATGCAAAGAAAGTAAATTCAAATACAGTTCAGATAACTTTTAGTTCAATTCTTCTTCTCTCCTGCGGTGCACGTTTCCTGGTTAGAAGCCACAACATCTGGAGAAGGCTGTCAGGAACAAGCTTTAGCATGGCTGGTATTGGGGCTGAGCACCCACTTAATCACCTGTTGCTGTATGAGTTCTGAATACCTAttacagggaaaagaaataaaaaaagaaagaaaactactgTGTGCTTAAAAATCATGTGTGGCTTAGGCTACAGTTTCCTGTGTCACCAAGTCAACAAGGCAGATTGTATGGACAAAAGGTTGCAGTAGTCTAAGAAAGGAAGTTAGAAATGTTGACCTGGGGCAGGTTAAGGTAACTCAGCCTGAAGGAAGGAATCAAGAGTCTGATGGGGTGAGTGAACTTCTTGGCTTTAGATCTGCTATGTGTGAGGAGCAGCCTCAGTATTAACAATACCTGCCATTAATGATTAATAGAAATCCATCGGATGTAAATCTCAAGCAGTGATAAGGGAAAATTAACAGTGGCATCTGTTGGTGCTCGGTAGCCAGGAGGTCTGGTTGCCCTTGGATTtcagtccttttctttcttcacaagGTAAGTGTGTAAGAGAAGAGCGTTGAGAAAGGATCCAGCCCAGCAGGTGTGAACACAGTGCAACTGATGAGCTCCTCAACTAATGTTTGTTTGAACAAGTtcctctgtttatttctttgctctagatgaaagccagaattatGGACAGTGCTGATGCAAAGACCTCCAGGCTTCTATGGGTTGGTTTAGCTTTGATGTCAACACAAGGTGGAGCATTGGCATGGCTCACATGGTGGGTCTATTCGTGGGACATCATGGAACCGGTCACGTACTTCATCACCTATGGGAGTGCCATGGCTTTCTATGCCTACTTTGTTCTTACTAAACAGGTGATTTCCCCCTCTTGTAAGTGTCTGGAGTATTGTAAAGGAGGAGTACAGAAACCGAAAATCCTAGTGCTTGAACTctgattaaaatgtaatttgttaaGTATCCTTGCCATCAGATCGAGGGAGTTGAGACTGATTTCTGATGGGATTAGATAAAAATGCCTTACGTTATCAGGCCAGGTATTGTTACACCTGCACTACAGACCAGCTTCTAAGCAGAACTACTACCTGTAAAACTCCATCAGCCAGGATATTAGAAGTGATGAATGAAATCTGTCACAGTATTTACATTCTTGTAGGTCATCTTGAATAGTAAATTGCACTTGGCTCATTGCTGTCAATGGAGAGCAACTAGTAGTTCTGTAGCAGTTCATGAGCACTGCCTTACAGGTGGCCAGGAAGCAAATCACTGAACAATAACGTTAAAAAATAAGTGCAATTAAAAAATGCAGCCAGATGCTAAGTGAGCTGCACAATACTGACTAGTCCTGAAATCCTATGAGGTTTTGAAGAATGCTGCTTTGTTGTATGTTAGTTCTGTACTTTACTCCCGAAGGCCTGGACTCTCAAGGTCCAGCTTTTCTAGTGAAAACCTCTTTGTTTACTGAGCAGTTACATGGAAGAGGAGTGGCCACTGCTCCCTTCCATAATACAGGTGGATCCATAGACCTCATGAGATATCAGGTTCTATTTGCGAAGAGGGCAGACAGTTCTGTTTTTATGAGCGATTGGCTCTGAATGTGAATTTATTCCTTCCTGCTGATTCTTAAGAAATGCTGACGTATTCCTACTGTATGTTACCAGATACACGTAAATCTCTTTATACAGATCACTGCTTgtcttttcagagcagctgtgttgCCCTGAGTGCTTGAGACCTTCAAGTAACTCTTTGAATAAACAGTAATTGAGCTTTCTCTGACTCCTTGGGAAGTCATGTCCATTTACTCAGGTGGCTTCGGTCATGAGGCTCAAGCTGTGTCTTTATTATTATAGAAAATCACTTTAGACACATGCTAGAAATCATTTTTATAGTGTCTAAAAGGACCCTTATGACAGGTAAGAACATGCTTGTGTGTGTAGACTCTTAACAgcatgtgtatgtgtttgtgctcgtgtgtgtgtgtgtgcctgtgggACTAAATAATTGTGAAACAGGCTGAATTTCTCTGACTTGGACTCTTTTTTCTTACTAACCTCAAATATGcgcctttctttcttcactaGGACTACATTTACCCTGATGCTAAAgacaggcagctcctccactaCTTCTACCAGAAATCCAAAGCCCAGCATTTTAATGTGGAACAATATAACAAGCTAAAAGAAGAACTCGCAGA
This DNA window, taken from Excalfactoria chinensis isolate bCotChi1 chromosome 4, bCotChi1.hap2, whole genome shotgun sequence, encodes the following:
- the MCUB gene encoding calcium uniporter regulatory subunit MCUb, mitochondrial isoform X1 encodes the protein MLAGLGRAVRSLSPGDGRLRLLVGGRAERGRRDGRPPLLEPQVQLWRHNGTWARREGASYSTLVPSDEVTINYKHGLPVITLTLPTRRERCQFAVKPVVATVGAFLQDVQREDKGIMRAEVFATDGSKVSDATLMEILLMNDFKLVINDTTYSVSTPVKDRLTSEHATEMEDIKSLVHRLFVALHLEDHQIKKERELLQKLDHLKEQLMPLEQMKARIMDSADAKTSRLLWVGLALMSTQGGALAWLTWWVYSWDIMEPVTYFITYGSAMAFYAYFVLTKQDYIYPDAKDRQLLHYFYQKSKAQHFNVEQYNKLKEELAEAEESLKRLRQALHLKLPIQEVTNKD
- the MCUB gene encoding calcium uniporter regulatory subunit MCUb, mitochondrial isoform X2 yields the protein MVQLWRHNGTWARREGASYSTLVPSDEVTINYKHGLPVITLTLPTRRERCQFAVKPVVATVGAFLQDVQREDKGIMRAEVFATDGSKVSDATLMEILLMNDFKLVINDTTYSVSTPVKDRLTSEHATEMEDIKSLVHRLFVALHLEDHQIKKERELLQKLDHLKEQLMPLEQMKARIMDSADAKTSRLLWVGLALMSTQGGALAWLTWWVYSWDIMEPVTYFITYGSAMAFYAYFVLTKQDYIYPDAKDRQLLHYFYQKSKAQHFNVEQYNKLKEELAEAEESLKRLRQALHLKLPIQEVTNKD